GCAGGCCCATGGCGATGCCCAGCGGGCCGGTGTCTTCGACGGTGCCGACCGGCACTTGCCAGGCGATCTGCTGGGTCTTCATGTCGATGGCGGTCAGGGTGCCGAACGGCGGCGCCTGGCACGGAATACCCGCCACCGAGAGGAAGCGGTTCTTGTTCACCGCGTACGGCGTGCCCTTGAGCGGTACCGCGCCCATGCCGGTGTTGATCGCTTCACCACCGCCCGCGGCCTGGCCCTTGTTCTGCGACGGGATCATTTCGACCCACAGGCCCAGGCGCATGTCGTTGACGAAGATGAAACCATGCACCGGGTCGGTCGACAGACCACCCCAGTTCATGCCGCCCAGCGAGCCAGGGAAGCTCAGCGAGCGGTCGGTGCCCGGTGCGGTGTACAGGCCGTCGTAGCGCATCTTCTTGAAGTCGATGCGGCACAGCAGTTGGTCATACGGGGTGGCGCCCCACATGTCCGACTCGGTCAGGGTCTGTGCGCCGATCTGCGGCATGCCCAGCGACTTGGGTTGGGTCGGCGCGTACGGTTCGTTGGGGATGTTGCCGGCCTTGACCGGAACTTCCTCGACCTGGGTCAGCGGCTGGCCGGTGGCGCGGTCGAGCACGTAGATCTGCCCGGCCTTGGTGCCGATCACCAGGGCAGGCACGGACTGGCCGTCCTTCCTGGTGAAATCGATCAGGCTCGGCTGCATCGGCAGGTCGAAGTCCCACAGGTCATTATGTACCGTCTGGTACACCCACTTTTCGTTGCCGGTGGTGGCATCCAGCGCCAGGATCGAGGCGCCGTAGGTATGGTCCAGGCGGCTGCGCTCCACACCGTAGAGGTCGGTGGACGAGCTGCCCATCGGCAGGAAGACCGTGTTCATCGCCGGGTCATAGGACATCGGCGCCCAGCTGTTGGGGGTGCTGCGTACGTAGGTCTGGCCGTCGGCCGGGGCCTGGCGGTCTTGCGGATTGCCCGGGTCGAAGGCCCAGCGCATCTGCCCGGTGATGACGTCGAAGCCGCGGATCACCCCGCCTGGCATGTCGGTCTGCACGTTGTCGGCGACGCGGCCGCCGACCACGACCGTGGTGCCGGCCATCAGCGGCGCAGAGGACAGCTGGTAATGCGAGTCCGGCACGTTGCCCAGGCCGGCCTTGAGGTCGACCTGGCCGTTGTTGCCAAAGCCCTGGCAGAACTCACCGGTGTCGGCGTCCACGGCGATCAGCCGGGCGTCGATGGTGTTGGTCAGCAGGCGGCGCTGGCAGTTGGCGCCGGGCGCCACAGTGGCGGCGATGATCGGCGAGTTGCCGGGCTGGCTGGGCTGTGCCAGGGGCGCCGTGGCGTCGAAATAGGCCAGGCCGCGGCAGCGCTGCCACACGGCGGACTTGGCGTTGATCGCGTTTTTCCACAGTTCCTTGCCGGTGTCGGCGTCCAGCGCGATGAGGTTGTTGTGTGGGGTGCAGATGAACACCTTGTTGCCGATCTGCAGCGGGGTGAGCTGGTCTTCGGCACCATTGCCGTTGCTCTCGGCGATGTCACCGGTGTGGTAGGTCCAGGCCACCTTCAGTTTGTCGACGTTGCCGCGGTTGATCTGGTCCAGCGCGGCGAAGCGGCTGCCGCCTTCGGTATTGCCGTAGTGCGCCCAGTCTTTCTGCGCCTTGGCCGGATCCACCGGGGTCAGGCCAGGGCCACTGCCGGTGGGCGCGACGCTGGGGTGGGCGACGAACATGTTGCCCACGGCGATGGCCAGGACGATCGCCAGTACACCGGCGATGCCGTAGGGCGCCTTGCCGGGTTGTGCACCGCTGGCGCGGACCAGTTGCGGATAGACCAGTGCGACCACCAAGCCCATGGCGCCGAACATGAACAGGCGCGAGAACAGCGGCCAGAACTGCAGGCCGACATCGGCCAGTGCCCAGACCGCCGTGCCGAGCAGAAACGCCGCGAACAGCCAGGCGCCGGCGCGCTTGCGTGCGGTGATGAGCAGGCCGGAAACGGCCATGGCCAGGCCGCCGAGCAGGAAGTACCAGCTGCCGCCCAGGCGTACCAGGGAGAAGCCGCCCGCTGCCAGGGCCAGGCCGAGCAGCGCGATGACGATACCCAGCCCGAGCAGGATGAACCTGGCCAGGCCGGAAAGAGGTTGTGGCTGTGTCATTTTGAAGCACCCATGTGTGAATGGGCGCGATTATAGAGCGCAAAATTAACTGGATGGTTAATTGTGCGAATATCGCCCGGTTTTTTTGGCCGAAATGCCCTGTCCGCATTTTTTGTTGCAGCGGTGGTGCTGTTGATCTTTTGAACGGCCAGTTAGACCGGGTAGGAGCGGCTTCAGCCGCGAAGCGACAGTATGTTCACAGCAGATGCACTGAATTTCCTGGCGCTTTCGCGGCTAAAGCTGCTCCCACCAAGCCTGTATTGCCCGTAAGGCCGACACCTTTGCTGCGCCCGTGCCGCCGCCTTCGCAGCTGGAATCGCCCTGGCAAGCGTCAGCCGAAGTCGTCAGTGGGCTTGCTGCAGCCAGTCGAGAATGCCCTGCGCGGCGGTGCGACCGCTGGCGAAGCAGGCGGTGAGCAGGTAGCCGCCGGTGGGGGCTTCCCAGTCGAGCATTTCGCCGGCGCAGAACACGCCGGGCAGGGCGTTGAGCATCAGATGCTCGTTCATGGCCTCGAAGCGCACGCCACCGGCGGTGCTGATTGCCTCGTCCAGCGGCCGTGTGCGCAGCAACTGCAAGGGCAGCGCCTTGATCGAAGCGGCCAGCCGCTGTGGATCATCGAACTGGCCGGCGGGCGCCAGTTCGCGCAGCAGGGCAGCCTTCACACCGTCGAGGCCGAGCTGGCCGCTCAGGTGACGAGCCATGGAACGCGAGCCCCTGGGCTTGGCCAGGGCCTTCTCGACCTGGGCCACAGACTTGCCCGGCAACAGATCGATCAGCAGCGTCGCGTGGCCGTCGCGCGCGATGCGTTCACGGATCGGCGCCGACAGCGCATACACCAGGCTGCCTTCCACGCCGGTCTCGGTGACCACGCATTCACCGGGCCGCATCTGTTCACGATGCAGGCCCATGGCGATGTTCTTCAGCGGTGCGCCGGCGAAGCGGCTGCGCAGCAGCTCGCTCCACGCCGTCACTTCGAAGCCGCAGTTGCTCGGCCTTAGCGTTGCTACCTCGACGCCTTTGGCTTGCAGCCACGGCAGCCAGGCGCCGTCGGAACCCAGGCGCGCCCAGCTGGCACCGCCCAGGGCCAGCAGCAGTGCGTCTGTACTGACTGCGCGCTCACCGTCGGGGCCGGCGATGCGCAGGCTGCCGTCGCTGTTCCAGCCCAGCCAGCGATGCCGGGTGTGCAGGTTCACCCCGCTTTCGCGCAGGCGCTTGAGCCAGGCGCGTAGCAGCGGGGCCGCCTTCATGTCGGTGGGGAAGACCCGGCCGGAGCTGCCGACGAAGGTCTCGATGCCCAGCCCGTGGATCCACTGGCGCAGGCTGTCGGCATCGAAGTCACGCAGCAGCGGCTCGACCTGCGCCGTGCGTTCGGCATAGCGCGAGATAAAGGCTGGCCAGGGTTCGGAATGGGTGATGTTCATGCCGCCGACGCCCGCCAGCAGGAATTTGCGGCCCACCGAAGGCATGGCGTCGTAGAGATCGACCTGCATGCCCGCCTGGCTCAGCACCTCGGCCGCCATCAGGCCGGCGGGGCCGCCACCGATGATCGCGATGGAGGAGGGCGTAGTGAGGTTCGAAGCGGTCATGGGCGAGCGTGCTGCGTGGTGGTCTGGGCCGGGCATTCTACCTGAGATTCAGGGTCAGGCCCGGCCCCTGTACCGGGTCGCGATCATTTGCCCAGCTTGCGCAGTTCATCCGACTCCACGATGCGCACGCCATCCTGCTCCTCCAGCGCCAGACGCCAGAGTGCGCGGGCTAGGCTGCACACTTCGATGGCGCCGTACTTGCCAGGCAGCAGCTTGGCGAAGGGCGCGGCGATCTGCTCGGCCCAGCGCGTTTCCGGGCGGCTGCCGACCAGCAGGGAGGGGCGGGCGATGGTCAGTTGTGGCCAGTCCTGATCCTTCAGGGCTTGTTCCATCTCGCCTTTGATGCGGTTGTAGAACACGCTGGACTTGGGGTCGGCGCCGATGGCGCTGATCACCAGCAGATGGCGGGCGCCCAGGGCGCGGGCGCGGGCGGCGAAGGCCACCACCAGGTCGAAGTCGACGGCGCGGAAGGCTTCCTGAGACCCGGCCTGCTTGATGGTGGTGCCCAGGCAGCAGAAGGCGATGTCGACCCGGCCACTGAGGTTCGGCAGCAGGCTGGCGAGTTCGCCGACCGGGTTTTCCAGGTGCGGGTGGCTGGCCAGTGGCCGCCGGGTGGGGGCCAGCAGCCGGCTTACGGTGGGTTCACTGAGCAGGCGATCAAGCAGGTGTTCGCCGGTCAGGCCTGTGGCGCCTGCGAGCAGGATGTGTTGCGGCGTCAAGTACATGATGTTTCTCCCTTGATACTGAAAGCCTAGGCCATGCGCAGCGACATGGGGTCTGGGCCTAGCGACTGCCGGAGGTTTTCGCGTCCTTGCGCGTCAACGTAGTATTAAGCGCACGTTCTGCCTGGTTCTTGCGCAGTTGCTGCCAGCGGGCGAGCACTGCCTTGGGGGCCCATATCTGGGGTTCGGATGCTTCGTAGTTGTCTTCTATCTCACGTTGCGCCACATAGGCGCTGGCTTGCTTGAAGGCTTGTTGCAGGTCATCGGTTTCGACCAGTGCCCGGGCGAATAGTGCGTCGCCGAAGTAGGTGAAGTCGGCTTCTTCCGAACAGCCGAAGGACACCCGGTCGGCCCGCGAGGCGGTCATGACCAGGGTGTGCTCGTCTTTCAGGGCCGGAATGAAACCGCCGGAATAGCAGGCCGAGATGACGATGATCTTGTCGCGGTTCTTCAGCGGCGCGAGTACCGACGCCAGCTCGTCGGCGGGCAGGTCCGACAGCGACAGGCGCGGTTGGTCCAGAACCAGTTCGTGGTCGTGGGTGCCATGGCTGGTCAGGTAGATGAACACCAGGTCTTCCGGGCCGCTGCGTTGCGCCAGTGCCTGGATGGCGCGGCTGATGCTTTCACGGGTGGCCAGGGGGCGGTCCTGCATGTGGTCGCGGTGGTTGACCAGACTGACCTGGCCGTAGGCGCCGAAACGGGTCTTGAGCAGGTTGCCGACGTAATCGGCCTCGCGCATGAATACGCTCTGCTTGCCGTCGCCGCCGACCACCAGGCTGTACAGCTCCACCGCCGGGGTCGAGGCGGGCAGGGCGGCCAGGGCGTTGTCGAGCAGCTTGCCCTGAGCCAGCAGGCCGGTTTCCAGGCTGTCGGGCAGCAGGTTGCCCTGGGCGTCGCGCACGCGCTGGCCGTTGGCCCAGACACCGCGCTGCACACTGCCGTCGGGCAGGGTCAGGGTGCCGTTGCCCTGGTAGGTGTCGTTGGCGAAACCGCCCACGTAGCTGCTGCCGTCGGCCAGTTGCAGGCGGCCTTCGCCGTTGAAGCGCCAGTTGTTGAAGTGACCCTGGTAGCGGCTGCCGTCGGCGCCGACCAGTTCACCCTTGCCGGTGAGCGCGCCCTGGCTGAACTGGCCGGTCCATACGTCACCTTCGCTGTTCTCGTAGCGGCCGCGGCCGCCCAGCTGGCTGTCGTGGAAGCCGCCGACGTACTGGTCGCCCTCGGCGCTGTTGAAGGTCCCGTTGCCCTGCAACTGACCGTGCACGAAGCGTCCGCTGTACTGGTTGCCGTTGGCGTCGCTGCGCACCCCTTCGCCATGCGGCTTGCCCTGGCTGAACTGGCCCTGGTACTGGGTGCCGTCGTCCAGCTCCAGGCGGCCGGCACCGTCGTACAGGTCGGCCTTGAACTCGCCGCGATACAGCAGGCCCTTTTCCTTGTAGGTGCCTTCGCCGTCGCGGCGGCCCTGCCTGAAGCCGCCGACGTAGCTGCTGGTGCGGGTGGTCAGCATGCCCTGGCCGTCGTACAGCCCCTGCTTGAAACCGCCCTTGTAGACGTCACCGTTGCTGGCGTGCCATTCGCCCTGGCCCTGCCACAGCCCGGCTTCGAACTGGCCCTGGTACCAGCTGCCGTTGGGGTAGTCGACACGCCCCTGGCCTTGCATCAGGCCGTTGACCAGGTCGCCCCGGTAGCGACCGCCATCCGGTAGGCGGCCATCGGGCGGCAGCAGCGACTCGCCGTCTCCGCAGCCAGCGATCAGTAAGGTCAGTGCCAGTGGAGCGAGCGCACGCATGTCCAGGTCTCGAGGAGGAGTGAATCCGGAGGGAACGGATACGGAGCCGTATCACGCTTGAGAAGAGTATGCCGCAGGCTGTCAGGTGGACGAAACAGTCTGTTACGACTGTTTCGTGTCAATCGCGGTCAGGTAAAACAGAGTGTGAGCGGCTCGGCAATATAGGCCGGCTTTTCCTGGCCCTCGATTTCCAGCGTGGCGGTACCCTTGAGCAGCCACTGGCCGGGTTTCTTCTCGGTGACCTCGGCGAGCTGCAGCTTCAGGCGCACCCGCGAGCCCACCGCCACTGGCTGGATGAAGCGCACGCTGTCCAGGCCATAGTTGACCACCATCTTCAGGCCTTCGGGCAGCACCAGCAGCTCGCCCATCAGCTTGGGAATCAACGACAGCGAAAGGAAACCGTGGGCGATGGTGCCGCCGAAGGGCGTCTTGGCGGCTTTTTCGGGGTCGACGTGGATGAACTGGAAGTCTTCGGTGGCCTCGGCGAACAGGTTGATGCGTTCCTGGTCGATGGTCAGCCAGTCGGAGTGGCCAAGGTCCTTGCCGATATAGCTTGCGAGCTGGTCTGCCGGTACATAGGGCATGTATCTCTCCTTGATAGGGACAACCTACTGCTGGCGCAGTGGACCGCAGAAGATCAGCAGACTCGGGCGGCCTGGTCAAGTCGTGCCAGGGGGCTTGGCTGGCAAACGGCCTGGCATGCTTATAATGGCCGCCGCTGAATGCTCATCCGGGAGAGTCTGCATGTTGCTACGAGGATTGACGGCGCTGGTGCTGTTCCAGCTGCTGGGCACCGCGCTCAATCACCTGTTCATCCCGATCCTGCCGGGGCCGATCATCGGCATGATCCTGTTGCTGGCCTTCCTGATGCTGCGTGGCGAGGTCGACGAGCCGCTCAACCTCGCGGCCAGCAGCCTGCTGCGTTATCTGCCGCTGCTGCTGGTGCCGCCGGCGGTGGGCGTAATGGCCTACGCCGGCGCCATTGCCCGTGACTTCTGGGCGATTTTCGGCACTCTGGTGGTGTCGCTGGTGCTGTCGATGGTGTTCGTCGGCGTGCTGATGCAGAAACTCATCGAGCGCCAGGCCCGGCGCCGGGAGGCGTGACGATGTTCGACTGGCAGGGCGCCTGGGCGTCGGTCATCCACCATCCGCTTTTCGGTATCGGTATCACCCTGGGTGCCTACCAGGTGGCGGTAGCCGCCTATGAGAAGACCCGCTGGTTGTTCCTGCAGCCGGTGCTGGTATCGATGGCGATCCTCATCGGCGTGCTGCTGGCCTGTGGCCTGAGCTATGACGAATACCGCGGCAGTACGCAAATCCTCGGCGTGCTGCTGGGGCCGGCCACCGTGGCGCTGGCGGTGCCGCTTTATCTGAATCTGCGCAGGATTCGCCAGTTGTTCTGGCCAACCTTGGCTACGCTGGTGCTGGGCGGCGTGTTCGTCACCGGGCTGTGCCTGATGCTCGGCTGGCTGCTGCGTGCCGAGCCGATGATCCTCATGACCATGGCGCCCAAGTCGGTCACTTCGCCCATCGCCATGCTGGTCGCCGAGCAGCTGGGCGGGGTGGCGGCGCTGGCGGCGGTGTTCGTATTGATTACCGGGGTGCTGGGGGCGATCTGTGGCCCTGCGCTGTTGTCATGGGCCGGCGTGAACGTCCCGGCGGCCAGGGGCATGGCGCTAGGCCTGACCGCCCACGCGGTGGGCACCTCCCAGGCGTTGCAGGAAGGTGAGGAAACCGGCGCCTTCGCTGCGCTGGCGATGAGCCTGATGGGAGTGGCGACTGCGCTGTTCCTGCCGTTGGCCGTTTCTTTGGTCGTATGAAGGAGCTTGTTATGACGTTGCCGCTGTTTCCGCTGAACACCGTGTTGTTCCCCGGCTGCGTGCTCGACCTGCAACTGTTCGAGGCGCGTTACCTGGACATGATCGGGCGCTGCATGAAACGCGGTGAAGGCTTCGGCGTGGTGTGCATCACCGAAGGCAGCGAAGTCGGCGTGGCGCCGGCGGGCCACTCGCTGATCGGTTGCGAGGCACTGGTGCGCGATTTCCAGCAGCAGGACAACGGCCTGCTGGGCATACGGGTGGTGGGTGGTCGGCGGTTCAGGGTGGTGAGCACCGAGGTGCAGCGTGACCAGTTGCTGGTCGCCGACGTGCACTGGCTGGAGGACCAGCAGGAACAGCCGCTTCAGGAAGAAGACGCCGATCTGCTGGCGCTGCTGCATGCCCTGGCCGAGCACCCCATGGTCGCCTCGCTGGACATGGGCCTGGATGCCGAGGGCCAGCAGTCACTGGCCAACCAGCTGGCCTACCTGCTGCCGTTTGACGAACAGGACAAGCTCGAGCTGCTGGAAATCGACGACCCTGAAGAGCGCCTGGGGGCGATCCAGAGCCTGCTCGACGAGATGCAGGGCGACTTGCAGGCCTGAGGAAAACCTACGTGCGTTGGCCAGCTCGCTTGGCAGCGTCACGTTCGCAACAAATGCGCTGACGTTACCGCCTTCTTCGCGGCCGAAGGCACTGCTAGCCGTTTTTCACTGCAAGTACTGGTAGCGCAGCACGGCGTGGGACAGGCCGTGAACGGCGAAGCCGCCCAGCAAGGCGGTCACCGCCGGAACCATCAGCCACCACACCCGTGGCGACATGGCCGGCAGTGGTTGGCGATGCTGCACCAGGGTCAGGCTGGCGGCGCAGACACTCAGGGCCAGCATCATGCCGGCGAGGATGTCGGTCGGCCAGTGCACCCCCAGGTAGACCCGCGACAGCGCGATGGCCAGCGCCGGGATGCCGCCCAGTACCAGCCAGGCCAGGCGCAGGCGCACCGGCTGGCTGCGACCGGCCAGTACCGCCAGGGTCATGAACAGCGCGAAGGCCGCTGAACTGTGGCCGCTGGGCATGCTGTAGCTGGTCAGTGGGTCGACCAGTACTTCAGGCCGGGCACGCGCGAAGAAGGCCTTCAGCGCGCCGTTGGCCAGCGCCGTGCCGAGCAGCGTGGCCAGGGCGAAAGCCGCATGCCGCCACTGCCGGGCGACCAGCAGCACCAGGACCACCAGGGCTGCGGCGAGAAACTGCACCTTGAAGTCGCCGATGCTGGTCACCAGCAGCACGATGTTCTGCGCCGCTTCGCTGCGGTGCTCCTGCACCAGGGTCATCAGGCCGTGGTCGAAGCGGTCCAGGTGCGGCCAGAAGACGAACAGCGCCACCATGGCCGCCAGGCACAAGGCGCTGATCAGCTTGGTCGCATGCCGTTGCTGGCGCAGGCTGCTCTGCACGCTCACGCCGGCCAGCACCGCCAGCACGGCGCCGACCACCGCCGCTTCGCTCCAGAAGCCTTCGGGCAGCGGCAGGCGCACTGCCGCACCGGCGGCCCAGCCCGGCAGCAGGTAGGCGATCGACCAGCCGATGGCGGCGACGATGCTGACGGCGAGAAAGCGCGGGAAGGGCATGTCGCACATGCCGGCGATCATCGGCAGCATGGGCCGCAGCGGGCCGATGAAGCGCCCGACCAGCAGGCTGGCGATGCCGTAGCGCTGGAAATACGCCTCGGCGCCGCTCATCCATTCCGGGTGGCTGCGCAGGCCGGGTAACTGGCGAATGTTCTGATGGAAGCGGCGGCCCAGCACGTACGACACCAGGTCGCCCAACAGGCCACCCGCAAAGCCCAGCAGCAGGACGGTGCTGAGGTCGAGAATGCCGCTGCCGGCCAGCGCCGCGATGGCGAACATCAGCACGGTGCCGGGCACCACGATGCCGGCGATGGCCACGCATTCGACGAAGGCGACGATGAAGATCGCCACGGCGACCCACGACGGGTTGGCACCCAGCCAGCCGGTAATGCTGTCGAGCCACTGGCCCATGCTCAGTTTCCTTGATCCAGAAGAAGGTAATCGCGGCCTTCGACTTGGCCGCGACGTAACGGGTTCCGCGTACAGAAACGTGCCTGTTCGGCGTCCACGAAGCGGTACATCAGGTGTTCGTCGCGCCCGGCAGGAATGCCCAGGCGCGTGGTCTGCACGATGCGCGGCGGGCGCAGGCCGACATCCTCGACATACAGACGCTGCGGGTCGAAGCGCTGGGCGTCCCACATCGGCACCTTCAGGCCCAGAGCCCGGCACAGCAGGGTCTGGCCGGCGCAGAGACGCTCGGGCGGGCGCAGCGCGCCGCTGGCATCGGGGTTGTTCAATTGCATGCGGGCCAGGGCGTTGGCGTCGCTCTGGGCGTCGACCCAAGGCATGCCGGACTTGATCAGCACCGCATTGCCGGGGCCCTCGGCGCTGAAGTTCAGCGAGTCGCCGCCGCGTGCGTAATACATGTAGATGTGCCCGCCGTCGAGGAACAGTGCCCGGCGTTTCTCGGTATAACCCAGCGAGGCGTGGCTGCCTTTCTCGGCCAGGTAGTAGGCTTCGGTCTCGATGATGCGCGCCGCCAGCCACAGATCGCCGACCTTGTGGCGGATGATCTTGCCCAGCAGGTCGCGGGCCAGCACCTGGGGATCGCGGTTGAAGAAGCTGTCGGGCAAGGCGTTGGGCATGGGCTGTCGCAGGCAGGGCAGGGATGCCGATCATAACAAGTGCGTGGCTGTCGTCATCCTGACAGCGGTGACGCTTTGTTGTTTCTGAAAATGACAACCGGTGTTACAGAATGCATCCGAGGTGCGATGCAGAGCCTCGCCGCAAGCGGTTGATGAAGTTTTTGCAAGGAACGCAACCATCCGCCTGTCTGCGCTGTCGTTCAGGCGGCCCGACAGCTATAATCGACCGCTTTCCTCGCTGCCAAGACCTCTGAGACCATGACTGAGTCCGTTCTTGACTACATGTCCCGCCTGGGACGCGCCGCCCGTGAGGCCTCGCGCGTGATCGGCCGGGCCAGCACCGCGCAGAAGAACCGCGCCCTGCTGGCCACTGCCGCCGCACTGGATGAGGCCCGCGCCGAACTGTCCGCCGCCAACGAGCAGGACCTGGCCAATGGCCGGGCGAACGGCCTTGAGCCGGCCATGCTCGACCGCCTGGCCCTGACCCCGGCACGCATCGACAGCATGATCGTCGGCCTGCGCCAGGTGGCCAGCCTCCCGGACCCGGTAGGTGCGATCCGCGACATGAGTTATCGGCCCTCGGGTATTCAGGTCGGCAAGATGCGCGTGCCGCTGGGCGTGGTCGGCATCATCTATGAGTCGCGTCCCAACGTGACCATCGACGCCGCGAGCCTGTGCCTGAAGTCGGGCAACGCGACCATTCTGCGTGGCGGCTCCGAGGCCATCCACTCCAACCGTGCGGTGGCCGCCTGCATCGCCAAGGGGCTTGAGGCCGCCGGCCTGCCGGCAGGCGTGGTGCAGGTGGTGGAAACCACCGACCGTGCCGCGGTGGGCGCGCTGATCACCATGCCCGAGTACGTCGACGTCATCGTTCCACGGGGCGGCAAGAGCCTGATCGAGCGCATCAGCCGCGACGCGCGGGTGCCGGTCATCAAGCATCTGGACGGCATCTGCCATATCTATGTCAGCGCCCATGCCGACCTGGCCAAGGCGCAGAAGATCGCTTTCAACGCCAAGACCTACCGTTACGGCATCTGCGGGGCCATGGAAACCCTGCTGGTCGACCAGGCGGTGGCGGCCGAATTCCTGCCGCCGATGGCCGCGCAACTGCGCGAGAAGGGCGTCGAACTGCGTGGCTGCGAACGCACCCGTGCTCTGATCGAAGCGGTGCCGGCCACCGAGGAAGACTGGCACACCGAGTACCTGGCGCCGATCCTGTCGATTCGTGTGGTGGCCAGCCTCGACGACGCCATCGAGCACATCAACCACTACGGCTCGCATCATAGCGACGGTATCGTCAGTGACCATCAGGGGCAGATCCGCCGCTTCATGGCCGAGGTCGACTCCAGTTCGGTGATGGTCAACGCGCCGACCTGCTTTGCCGATGGTTTCGAGTACGGCCTGGGTGCCGAGATCGGCATTTCCACCGACAAGCTGCACGCTCGCGGCCCGGTCGGCCTGGAAGGCCTGACCTGCGAGAAGTACCTAGTGATCGGTGACGGCCAGCTGCGTGGACAGGAGCCGGCCTGAGTTGACTGAGCCTGCGCTCGCCTTGCCCCGGCGTATCGGCCTGCTGGGCGGCACGTTCGACCCTGTGCACATCGGGCACTTGCGTGGCGCGCTGGAAGTGGCGGAGCTGCTTGCGCTCGATGAACTGCGCCTGGTCCCCAGTGCCCGGCCGCCGCACCGCGAGCGCCCCAGTGTCTCGGCGCAGGACCGCCTGGCCATGGTGCGCTGCGCGGTCGCGGGCGTCGCGCCGCTGACGGTGGATGACCTGGAGCTGCGC
The Pseudomonas sp. DTU_2021_1001937_2_SI_NGA_ILE_001 DNA segment above includes these coding regions:
- a CDS encoding DNA-3-methyladenine glycosylase encodes the protein MPNALPDSFFNRDPQVLARDLLGKIIRHKVGDLWLAARIIETEAYYLAEKGSHASLGYTEKRRALFLDGGHIYMYYARGGDSLNFSAEGPGNAVLIKSGMPWVDAQSDANALARMQLNNPDASGALRPPERLCAGQTLLCRALGLKVPMWDAQRFDPQRLYVEDVGLRPPRIVQTTRLGIPAGRDEHLMYRFVDAEQARFCTRNPLRRGQVEGRDYLLLDQGN
- a CDS encoding bifunctional DedA family/phosphatase PAP2 family protein → MGQWLDSITGWLGANPSWVAVAIFIVAFVECVAIAGIVVPGTVLMFAIAALAGSGILDLSTVLLLGFAGGLLGDLVSYVLGRRFHQNIRQLPGLRSHPEWMSGAEAYFQRYGIASLLVGRFIGPLRPMLPMIAGMCDMPFPRFLAVSIVAAIGWSIAYLLPGWAAGAAVRLPLPEGFWSEAAVVGAVLAVLAGVSVQSSLRQQRHATKLISALCLAAMVALFVFWPHLDRFDHGLMTLVQEHRSEAAQNIVLLVTSIGDFKVQFLAAALVVLVLLVARQWRHAAFALATLLGTALANGALKAFFARARPEVLVDPLTSYSMPSGHSSAAFALFMTLAVLAGRSQPVRLRLAWLVLGGIPALAIALSRVYLGVHWPTDILAGMMLALSVCAASLTLVQHRQPLPAMSPRVWWLMVPAVTALLGGFAVHGLSHAVLRYQYLQ
- a CDS encoding glutamate-5-semialdehyde dehydrogenase, producing MTESVLDYMSRLGRAAREASRVIGRASTAQKNRALLATAAALDEARAELSAANEQDLANGRANGLEPAMLDRLALTPARIDSMIVGLRQVASLPDPVGAIRDMSYRPSGIQVGKMRVPLGVVGIIYESRPNVTIDAASLCLKSGNATILRGGSEAIHSNRAVAACIAKGLEAAGLPAGVVQVVETTDRAAVGALITMPEYVDVIVPRGGKSLIERISRDARVPVIKHLDGICHIYVSAHADLAKAQKIAFNAKTYRYGICGAMETLLVDQAVAAEFLPPMAAQLREKGVELRGCERTRALIEAVPATEEDWHTEYLAPILSIRVVASLDDAIEHINHYGSHHSDGIVSDHQGQIRRFMAEVDSSSVMVNAPTCFADGFEYGLGAEIGISTDKLHARGPVGLEGLTCEKYLVIGDGQLRGQEPA